Sequence from the Candidatus Abyssobacteria bacterium SURF_5 genome:
CCCCGACCGAGTGAAGTACCCGATGAAGCGCGTCGGCCAACGCGGCGAGGGGAAGTGGAAGCGAATATCCTGGGAAGAGGCCTTTGATGAAATCTGCAACAATTTGATAAACGCCATCAAGACCAACGGCCCCGAATCGATCATCTTCGAGCCCGGCCCCGGCAACGGCGGCTGGATACACCTCATGGCGCTCTGGGGCTTTTTCCAGACGCTTGGCGCGACAGAATTGGACCTCGATTCCACCATCGGCGACTTCAACAAGGGCGTATTCGAGACCTTCGGCAAATTCCAGTTCTGCGACTCGGTCGACGGCTGGTTTTTCGGCAAATTGCTGCTTATCTGGCACATGAACCCGGTGTACACCCGAATCCCCTCATACCATTTCATCTCCGAAGCGCGCTATCACGGCGCCGAGATCATTACCGTCGCGCCCGATTACTCGCCGTCCGCAATCCATGCGGACGAATGGATTCCGGTCGAGCCCGGCGCCGATGCCGCACTCGGCCTCGGTATAGCACAAGTGCTTGTTTCACAAGGCAATTACGACACCGCTTTTGTCAAGGAACAGACGGATTTGCCGCTGCTGATCAGAACGGATACGGGCAAATTCCTGCGCGAGACCGACTTGACGGGCGTCGGACGCGAGGATCAGTTCTACTTCTGGAATCCGGCCGCAGACGCGCCAATCAAGGCGCCTCGCAACACGTTGGCGCTCCCCTGCGATCCGGCCCTCGAGGGGAACTACTCGGTTAGGCTCAAGGACGGACAATCGGTCGAGGTAAGACCTGCTTTCGCTCTTTTGCGCGAACAATTGGATAAAAATTACACGCCCGAGCAGGCATCGAAGATATGCGGTGTGAATCCCGATACAATACGGCGTCTTGCAGAGAAAGCATGGAAAGCGAAAGGACACGTTCAGATACTGGTCGGCTGGAACTCGGCCAAATACTACCACGGCGACCTTATGGAACGCGCCATGTGCCTGCTTCTGGCGCTCACCGGCAGCGTCGGCAACAAGGGCAGCGGTATCCGCGGCTGGAGCGAGTCTTTATTCGAGGGAACCGAGCTGCTCTGGTTCGAGCGCCGCGACGTCGGCACTCTCTTTCAGTACGGGCGCTGGCAATTGGGGCGTTTCGTAATGAAGGCCAAGGACCCCGACTTGACCGACGAGATCATGAGGCGCGAGTCCGAAAAACAGTGGAGCAGACGCGAGGGCACAATGGTGCCCCCCGCATTTCTCTACTATTTCCATTCCGGCTACCGCGACACCTGGAACAACAAGGCATGGCACTGCCCCACGATGAAACGGCCTTTCGAGGAATATTTCAACGAGGCAATCGAGCGCGGGTGGTGGCAGGATCTAACCCGCCCGTATCCCGACCAGCAGCCGCTGGTTTACTGCTATTTCGGAACAAGCCCGGCCCGCAAAAACCGGGGCTGGCTGAAAAACATCTACCCATCTCTATGGAACAAGTACAAATTCATTTTCACGATCGAAACGCGCTGGAGCACGACCGCATTGATGTCCGACATGGTGCTGCCGGGCGCCGGCTTCTATGAGAAAACCGACACGCGCTTCCCCACCCCGCACGTG
This genomic interval carries:
- a CDS encoding twin-arginine translocation signal domain-containing protein, whose protein sequence is MRFTRRDFLKVSATTTAALALDSLGFLGGIAGATEKVFQEWKYGGWEDLHRTEWKWDKVTFGTHLVDCYPGNCLWRVYTKDGIVWREEQAGKYPVIDATGPDWNPRGCQKGCSFSNMMYNPDRVKYPMKRVGQRGEGKWKRISWEEAFDEICNNLINAIKTNGPESIIFEPGPGNGGWIHLMALWGFFQTLGATELDLDSTIGDFNKGVFETFGKFQFCDSVDGWFFGKLLLIWHMNPVYTRIPSYHFISEARYHGAEIITVAPDYSPSAIHADEWIPVEPGADAALGLGIAQVLVSQGNYDTAFVKEQTDLPLLIRTDTGKFLRETDLTGVGREDQFYFWNPAADAPIKAPRNTLALPCDPALEGNYSVRLKDGQSVEVRPAFALLREQLDKNYTPEQASKICGVNPDTIRRLAEKAWKAKGHVQILVGWNSAKYYHGDLMERAMCLLLALTGSVGNKGSGIRGWSESLFEGTELLWFERRDVGTLFQYGRWQLGRFVMKAKDPDLTDEIMRRESEKQWSRREGTMVPPAFLYYFHSGYRDTWNNKAWHCPTMKRPFEEYFNEAIERGWWQDLTRPYPDQQPLVYCYFGTSPARKNRGWLKNIYPSLWNKYKFIFTIETRWSTTALMSDMVLPGAGFYEKTDTRFPTPHVPWLTLTEAAVAPLGEAKEEWTIMRLLAERLRALAQETGHEKYKDRRGVTRDLSKIVDDVTFGRETADQALNDSLQMSAKQGSLPQDTNLATLRKEGIIRFTKISEIDVIASHLMTEIKPDEPIVPLTFHTGPKKIPYPTYNRRITFYIDHDWFLEAGEGFPVHKDNPRMGGNYPLRMTSGHQRWSIHSIWITDDTLARTHQGRPFMFMNPEDAQKRGIEDGDLVRVYNDFDDFKVHVKLTSAARSAQSDAGPRPGQVIIYHAWEPYQFEKWKSYDAAIPGMIKWLDLVGGYGHLDYYRWNWCTQPVDRAVSVEVEKAQAVG